One stretch of Cervus canadensis isolate Bull #8, Minnesota chromosome 5, ASM1932006v1, whole genome shotgun sequence DNA includes these proteins:
- the RNF208 gene encoding RING finger protein 208, whose protein sequence is MPADPGPEAGGGWPGFLMSCLKGPHVILKMEAMKMVHPEKFPELQAAAPCFPPAPRPAPALAPKRAWPSDTEIIVNQACGGDMPALEGAPCTPPLPRRPRKGSAELGFPRVAPADEVIVNQYVIRPGPAAPGAPAAAVAAAAGEPLECPTCGHTYNATQRRPRVLSCLHSVCEQCLQILYESCPKYKFISCPTCRRETVLFTDYGLAALAINTSILSRLPPEALTAPSGGQWGGEPEGSCYQTFRQYCGAACTCHVRNPLSACSIM, encoded by the coding sequence ATGCCGGCTGACCCGGGGCCCGAGGCGGGCGGTGGCTGGCCAGGCTTCCTCATGTCCTGCCTGAAGGGCCCCCATGTCATCCTCAAGATGGAGGCCATGAAGATGGTCCACCCTGAGAAGTTCCCCGAGCTGCAGGCGGCCGCCCCCTGCTTCCCACCTGCACCCCGGCCCGCCCCGGCTCTGGCACCCAAGCGAGCCTGGCCCTCAGACACAGAGATCATCGTCAACCAGGCCTGTGGGGGGGACATGCCCGCCCTGGAAGGGGCGCCCTGCACCCCGCCTCTGCCACGGCGGCCCCGCAAGGGCAGTGCCGAGCTAGGCTTCCCCCGGGTGGCGCCAGCGGACGAGGTCATCGTGAACCAGTACGTGATCCGGCCTGGCCCTGCTGCCCCGGGGGCCCCTGCGGCGGCCGTGGCCGCGGCTGCGGGGGAGCCTCTGGAGTGCCCGACGTGCGGGCACACGTACAACGCCACGCAGAGGCGGCCCCGCGTGCTGTCCTGCCTGCACTCCGTGTGTGAGCAGTGCCTGCAGATTCTCTACGAGTCCTGCCCCAAGTATAAGTTCATCTCCTGCCCCACATGCCGCCGCGAGACTGTGCTCTTCACTGACTACGGCCTGGCCGCGCTGGCCATCAACACGTCCATCCTGAGCCGCCTGCCGCCCGAGGCGCTGACCGCCCCGTCGGGTGGCCAGTGGGGCGGTGAGCCCGAGGGCAGCTGCTACCAGACCTTCCGGCAGTACTGCGGGGCTGCGTGCACCTGCCACGTGCGGAACCCGCTGTCTGCCTGCTCCATCATGtag